A window of Luoshenia tenuis contains these coding sequences:
- a CDS encoding ABC transporter ATP-binding protein: MTKKQYAPEGRPAGRPRGPMGGHGPMGSGEKAKDFKGTIKKLLAYIGRYKIAVGVVALFAIGSTVFSIIGPKIMGNATTELANGLMAKIQGTGGIDFGAIGTILLWVLGLYGVSALFSFVQGYVMTGVTQKLCYRLRRELTEKIGRMPMKYFETRTYGEVLSRITNDVDTLGNGLNQSVTQLITSVATMLGVIVMMLTISPLMTLITLVILPISLGFIGAVVKKSQKHFRTQQEYLGHINGQVEEVYAGHEIVRAFNQEGAVREQFHKTNEVLYQSAWKSQFLSGLMHPIMVFVGNLGYVAVAISGAFFAIQGAITIGDIQAFIQYVRNFTNPIQQIAQITNMLQSMAAAAERVFAFLDEEEEAAAPENPVRLKDVQGNVQFNHVRFGYDPDKIIVKDFNADVRAGQKIAIVGPTGAGKTTMVKLLMRYYDVTGGKISLDGHDIRDFDRHELRGAFGMVLQDTWLFKGTIMENIRYGRLDATDEEVIAAAKAAHAHHFIMTQPGGYQMELGEEAGNVSQGQKQLLTIARAILADRPVLILDEATSSVDTRTEVQIQKAMDNLVRGRTSFIIAHRLSTIRNADLILCMKDGDIVEQGTHDELIAKGGFYADLYMSQFEKVS; encoded by the coding sequence ATGACGAAAAAGCAATACGCGCCCGAAGGGCGGCCGGCGGGACGGCCCCGGGGGCCTATGGGCGGCCACGGCCCCATGGGCAGCGGCGAAAAGGCCAAGGATTTTAAGGGCACTATCAAAAAACTGCTGGCCTATATCGGCCGCTACAAGATCGCGGTGGGGGTGGTGGCGCTGTTTGCCATCGGCTCTACGGTATTCTCCATCATCGGCCCCAAGATCATGGGCAACGCCACCACGGAGCTGGCAAACGGGCTGATGGCCAAGATACAGGGCACCGGCGGCATCGACTTTGGGGCCATCGGCACCATCCTGCTCTGGGTGCTGGGGCTGTACGGGGTGAGCGCCCTGTTCAGCTTTGTGCAGGGCTATGTGATGACCGGGGTGACCCAAAAGCTGTGCTACCGGCTGCGGCGGGAGCTGACCGAGAAGATCGGCCGGATGCCCATGAAGTACTTTGAGACCCGCACCTATGGCGAGGTGCTATCCCGCATCACCAACGATGTGGACACCCTGGGCAACGGCTTAAACCAGAGCGTGACCCAGCTGATCACATCGGTGGCCACCATGCTGGGCGTGATCGTGATGATGCTGACGATAAGCCCGCTGATGACGCTGATCACCCTTGTGATCCTCCCCATCTCCTTGGGGTTCATCGGCGCGGTGGTGAAAAAGAGCCAGAAGCACTTCCGCACCCAGCAGGAGTACCTGGGCCACATCAACGGCCAGGTGGAGGAGGTGTACGCCGGGCACGAGATCGTGCGGGCGTTTAACCAGGAGGGCGCGGTGCGCGAGCAGTTCCACAAGACCAACGAAGTGCTGTACCAAAGCGCCTGGAAGAGCCAGTTTTTAAGCGGGCTGATGCACCCCATCATGGTGTTTGTGGGCAACCTGGGGTACGTGGCGGTGGCCATCTCGGGGGCGTTTTTCGCCATCCAGGGGGCCATCACCATCGGCGACATTCAGGCCTTTATCCAGTACGTGCGCAACTTTACCAACCCCATCCAGCAGATCGCCCAGATCACCAACATGCTCCAGTCCATGGCGGCGGCAGCCGAGCGGGTGTTCGCCTTTTTGGACGAGGAAGAAGAGGCGGCTGCGCCGGAGAACCCCGTGCGCTTGAAGGACGTGCAGGGCAACGTGCAGTTTAACCACGTGCGCTTTGGGTACGACCCGGACAAGATCATCGTCAAAGACTTTAACGCGGACGTGCGCGCCGGGCAGAAGATCGCCATTGTAGGCCCCACCGGCGCGGGCAAGACCACCATGGTCAAGCTGCTGATGCGCTACTACGACGTGACCGGCGGCAAGATATCCTTAGACGGGCACGACATCCGCGACTTTGACCGCCACGAGCTGCGGGGCGCCTTTGGCATGGTGCTGCAGGATACCTGGCTGTTTAAGGGCACGATCATGGAGAACATCCGCTACGGGCGGCTGGACGCCACGGATGAAGAGGTGATCGCCGCGGCCAAGGCGGCCCACGCCCACCACTTTATTATGACGCAGCCCGGCGGTTACCAGATGGAGCTGGGCGAGGAGGCGGGCAACGTATCCCAGGGGCAAAAGCAGCTGCTGACCATCGCCCGGGCGATACTGGCCGACCGGCCGGTGCTGATCTTGGACGAGGCGACAAGCTCGGTGGATACCCGCACGGAGGTGCAGATCCAAAAGGCTATGGACAATCTGGTCCGGGGCCGCACCAGCTTTATCATCGCCCACAGGCTTAGTACCATCCGCAACGCGGACCTGATCCTTTGCATGAAGGATGGGGACATCGTCGAGCAGGGCACCCATGACGAGCTGATCGCCAAGGGCGGCTTCTATGCTGACCTGTACATGAGCCAGTTTGAGAAGGTGTCGTAG
- a CDS encoding ABC transporter ATP-binding protein → MIKILRNMKPYWKAVVAIVVLLLVQAVCDLSLPNYTSKIIDVGIQNSGVEYATPTVMRQESFEGLQLLMTEDEKQAWQASYTVGEDGYYHLTEDAAKDMEALDEQFTTPILMGAMLEQMDEGQLAQMQAAMAQQGGNPAQAPDGTQAGEGAGQMPQTPPEGAQAPDAAQNQPGGENGMPNAGQTPPQGAQGFDLTAIREEVEAQMAAMGESLIHSTAVNFTKTEYEAVGLSLADIQSGYLWRTGGLMLAITLGMAAAAVLAGLLASRVGAGVGRDLREKVFNNVVGFSSAEINKFSTASLITRSTNDIQQIQMVSTMILRMVLYAPLLAIGGIFMVLRTGAGMEWIIGVAVLAIVALVAFLMAVAMPKFKLMQVLVDKVNLVAREILTGLNVIRAFGREKVEEERFDGANRNLTKTMLFTNRTMTFMMPIMMLIMNGISVLIVWTAAGGIDAGTLEVGTMTAFITYTMQIVMSFLMICMISIMLPRAAVAAERIDEVVNTKPSIYDSENAVDLKDPKGVVAFHHVDFKYPGAEGYTLQDIDFTAQPGQTTAIIGSTGSGKSTLINLIPRFFDVTDGQITLDGVDVRQLTQSSLRAAVGLVPQKGVLFSGTIESNILYGAPDAGQGTMEEAAAIAQATDFIAEKAEGYDSPIAQGGSNVSGGQRQRLSIARAIAKDPKVYIFDDSFSALDFKTDTALRRALGPKVKDATVLIVAQRISTILYADQILVLDEGRLVGKGRHGELLKNCETYRQIAQSQLSPEELGEDYGKAGE, encoded by the coding sequence TTGATCAAGATATTGCGGAATATGAAGCCGTACTGGAAGGCGGTGGTGGCCATTGTGGTGCTGCTGCTGGTGCAAGCGGTGTGCGACCTGAGCTTGCCCAACTACACCTCAAAGATCATCGACGTGGGCATACAGAACAGCGGCGTGGAGTACGCCACGCCCACGGTGATGCGCCAGGAGAGCTTTGAGGGGCTGCAGCTGCTGATGACCGAGGATGAAAAGCAGGCCTGGCAGGCATCCTATACGGTGGGGGAGGACGGCTACTACCACCTGACCGAGGATGCGGCTAAGGACATGGAGGCGTTAGACGAGCAGTTTACCACCCCCATTTTGATGGGCGCGATGCTCGAACAGATGGACGAGGGCCAGCTGGCCCAGATGCAGGCGGCCATGGCCCAGCAGGGCGGCAACCCGGCACAGGCCCCGGATGGAACACAGGCCGGGGAAGGCGCGGGGCAGATGCCGCAAACTCCGCCAGAGGGCGCGCAGGCCCCGGACGCCGCGCAGAACCAGCCCGGCGGGGAAAACGGTATGCCGAACGCGGGGCAAACCCCGCCGCAGGGCGCGCAAGGCTTTGACCTGACTGCCATCCGCGAGGAGGTGGAGGCGCAGATGGCCGCCATGGGCGAGAGCCTGATCCACTCCACGGCGGTGAACTTTACCAAGACCGAGTACGAGGCCGTGGGGCTTTCCTTAGCGGACATCCAGAGCGGCTACCTGTGGCGCACGGGCGGACTGATGCTGGCCATCACATTGGGGATGGCGGCGGCCGCGGTGCTGGCCGGGCTTTTGGCCAGCCGGGTGGGCGCGGGCGTGGGGCGCGACCTGCGCGAGAAGGTGTTCAACAACGTGGTGGGCTTTAGCTCGGCGGAGATCAACAAGTTCTCCACCGCGTCGCTGATCACCCGCTCCACCAACGACATCCAGCAGATTCAGATGGTCTCCACCATGATCCTTAGGATGGTGCTGTACGCGCCGTTGCTGGCCATCGGCGGCATCTTTATGGTCTTGCGGACCGGGGCGGGGATGGAATGGATCATCGGCGTGGCGGTGCTGGCCATCGTGGCGCTGGTCGCCTTTTTGATGGCGGTGGCCATGCCCAAGTTCAAGCTGATGCAGGTGCTGGTGGATAAAGTGAACCTGGTGGCCCGGGAGATCTTGACCGGCCTAAACGTGATCCGCGCCTTTGGACGGGAAAAGGTGGAGGAGGAGCGCTTTGACGGGGCCAACCGCAACCTGACAAAGACCATGCTGTTCACCAACCGGACGATGACCTTTATGATGCCGATCATGATGCTGATCATGAACGGGATCAGCGTGCTGATCGTCTGGACGGCGGCGGGCGGCATCGACGCGGGCACCTTAGAGGTGGGCACCATGACGGCGTTTATCACTTACACGATGCAGATCGTGATGAGCTTCCTGATGATCTGCATGATCTCCATCATGCTGCCCCGGGCGGCGGTGGCGGCCGAGCGCATCGACGAGGTGGTGAACACCAAGCCCTCCATTTACGACAGCGAAAACGCCGTGGACTTAAAAGACCCCAAGGGCGTTGTGGCCTTCCACCATGTGGACTTTAAGTACCCGGGGGCGGAGGGGTACACCCTGCAGGATATCGACTTTACCGCCCAGCCCGGGCAGACCACGGCCATCATCGGCTCCACGGGCAGCGGCAAATCCACCTTAATTAACCTGATCCCCCGCTTCTTTGACGTGACGGACGGGCAGATCACCCTGGACGGGGTGGATGTGCGCCAGCTCACCCAAAGCTCGTTGCGGGCGGCGGTGGGGCTGGTGCCCCAAAAGGGCGTGCTGTTCTCGGGCACCATTGAGAGCAACATCCTCTACGGCGCGCCGGATGCCGGACAGGGGACCATGGAGGAGGCGGCGGCCATCGCCCAGGCCACGGACTTTATCGCCGAAAAGGCCGAAGGGTACGATAGCCCCATCGCCCAGGGCGGCAGCAACGTTTCCGGCGGGCAGCGCCAGCGGCTCTCCATCGCCCGGGCGATTGCCAAGGACCCGAAGGTGTACATCTTTGACGACAGCTTTTCGGCCCTGGACTTTAAGACCGATACCGCGCTGCGTAGAGCTTTAGGGCCCAAGGTGAAGGACGCCACGGTGCTGATCGTGGCCCAGCGCATCTCCACGATTTTGTATGCCGACCAGATCCTGGTGCTGGACGAAGGACGACTGGTAGGCAAGGGGCGGCATGGCGAGCTGCTGAAAAACTGTGAGACCTACCGGCAGATCGCCCAATCCCAGCTATCGCCTGAAGAGCTGGGAGAAGATTACGGAAAGGCGGGTGAATAA
- a CDS encoding MarR family winged helix-turn-helix transcriptional regulator — MPTQEDRWFRTMHRFRQLNLAEALRLIPQGEMMVLKTIKEIEKEQGEQGCSVSGIARRLTISPPAVSRSVRHLREKGYLEAVTVERDRRGGYLKITPLGHEAMAQDLARIKAFMQRAVAHLEPGELDEFYRIFQKLYQGFCEEMERVRQEQGLDERMRPGPGHGVRRAGLERHGRG; from the coding sequence ATGCCAACGCAGGAGGACAGGTGGTTCAGGACCATGCACCGGTTCCGGCAGCTGAACCTGGCGGAGGCGCTGCGGCTGATCCCCCAAGGGGAGATGATGGTGCTAAAGACCATCAAGGAGATCGAAAAGGAGCAGGGGGAGCAGGGGTGCAGCGTGTCGGGCATTGCCAGGCGGCTGACGATCTCTCCGCCGGCGGTGAGCCGCTCGGTACGGCATCTGCGGGAAAAGGGATACCTGGAGGCGGTGACTGTGGAGCGCGACCGGCGGGGCGGGTACCTGAAGATCACCCCGCTGGGGCACGAGGCCATGGCGCAGGATCTGGCGCGCATCAAGGCATTTATGCAGCGGGCGGTGGCCCACCTGGAACCCGGGGAGCTGGATGAGTTTTACCGCATCTTCCAAAAGCTGTACCAGGGCTTTTGTGAGGAGATGGAGCGGGTGCGCCAGGAGCAGGGCCTGGACGAGCGGATGCGGCCCGGGCCGGGGCACGGGGTGCGCCGGGCGGGGTTGGAGCGGCACGGACGCGGATAG
- a CDS encoding Gfo/Idh/MocA family protein — protein sequence MAAIGDEVLNQFQQKKKPQQVIDPERRLKVGIIGTGWIAESHIESYLRMPDVDIVAGADLIDGKAEAFFKDYGVENVRLYKNHHEMLENEQLDAVSVCTYNTTHAECTIDALEHGVNVLLEKPMCVTMEEAAAIIRAEKKSGKLLSIGFQPRLDENMKMIKKIVESGALGEVYYIQTGGGRRRGIPNSTFIEQKTAGIGALGDIGCYSLDMVLNAIGYPKPLTVTGYTSDFFGTSYEYSAPENASRFNVDDFAAAFIRLEGGIILDFRIAWAMHLDTPGDTIIMGKKGSLRIPSTECWNGTVGGPMTLYYELAGSQVETIIPVIENEGPGLFDKKIRSFLDAIKTNGKPPVPSSQILYNQAIICGIKDSAEAGHEVEIQIPEV from the coding sequence ATGGCGGCAATTGGCGACGAGGTATTGAACCAGTTCCAACAGAAAAAGAAACCCCAGCAGGTGATCGACCCTGAGCGCAGGCTCAAGGTGGGCATCATCGGCACGGGCTGGATCGCGGAATCCCATATCGAGAGTTACCTGCGCATGCCGGATGTGGATATTGTGGCGGGCGCGGACCTGATCGACGGCAAGGCGGAGGCCTTCTTTAAAGATTACGGCGTGGAAAACGTGCGCCTGTACAAAAACCACCACGAGATGCTGGAAAACGAGCAGCTGGACGCGGTCAGCGTTTGTACCTACAACACCACCCATGCGGAGTGCACCATTGACGCGCTGGAGCACGGGGTGAACGTGCTGCTGGAAAAACCCATGTGCGTGACCATGGAGGAGGCGGCGGCCATCATCCGCGCGGAGAAAAAGAGCGGCAAGCTGCTGTCCATCGGCTTCCAGCCCCGGCTGGACGAGAACATGAAGATGATCAAAAAGATCGTGGAATCCGGCGCGTTGGGCGAGGTGTACTACATCCAGACCGGCGGCGGACGGCGCAGGGGCATCCCCAACTCCACGTTTATCGAGCAAAAGACCGCGGGCATCGGCGCGTTGGGCGATATTGGCTGCTACTCGCTGGACATGGTGCTCAACGCCATCGGCTATCCCAAGCCCCTAACGGTGACGGGCTACACCTCCGACTTTTTCGGCACCAGCTACGAGTATTCGGCCCCGGAGAACGCCAGCCGCTTTAATGTGGACGACTTTGCGGCGGCCTTTATCCGCCTTGAGGGCGGCATTATTTTAGACTTCCGCATCGCCTGGGCCATGCACCTGGATACCCCGGGGGATACCATCATCATGGGCAAGAAGGGGTCGCTGCGCATCCCCTCCACCGAGTGCTGGAACGGCACGGTGGGCGGGCCGATGACGCTGTACTACGAGCTGGCGGGCAGCCAGGTGGAGACCATTATCCCCGTGATCGAAAACGAGGGCCCGGGCCTGTTTGATAAGAAGATCCGCTCCTTCCTGGATGCGATCAAGACAAACGGCAAGCCGCCGGTACCCTCCAGCCAGATCCTGTACAACCAGGCCATCATCTGCGGCATTAAGGACTCGGCCGAAGCCGGCCACGAAGTGGAAATTCAGATTCCCGAGGTGTAA